In the Oryza glaberrima chromosome 6, OglaRS2, whole genome shotgun sequence genome, one interval contains:
- the LOC127776909 gene encoding protein NRT1/ PTR FAMILY 7.1-like: MKMVPIHMLMLLVATAFSWWGTRRKNITRSDPTFPGKPRTEDFKRKDDNVSYVLANFAFFGVAVGLVVFLRQVLHQENAEAANRVSMWMGTVYIFSLFCAFLSDSYMGRYITCIMFQFIFIVGLMLLSLLSWFLLVEPPGCGDGGGLRQCAAPSRRGVAVFYLSIYMAAFGNGGYQPSVATFGADQFDHADPGERRRKQAFFCLFYLSLNVGSLFSNFVLVFFEDRGRWVAGFWVSTAAAALALALFLLGTPRYRRVRPAGNPLTRIAQVFVAAYRKRHIVPPPGDHLHEVDGEGSAIRGVGKLAHSDQLRFLDKAATATEEDYHDGNAKNPWRLCTVTQVEEAKCVVSMVPIWICSIVYSVEFTQMSSLFVEQGAAMDTDILGLFNAPAASMSVFDVAGVLATLAFSHYVLVPAAARLTKNPRGVGELKRMGAGLVIALLGMVAAAVVEVHRRRRSGAGGRAMSVLWQAPQYAVMGASEVFVYVGQLEFFNVQSPEGVKSLGSSLCMASISLGNYASMVMVSAISGVASRRRTGGGTAGWILAELDRGHLDRFFITLAVLSAVDLVVFIVFARLFKGIEPEVEGISSSPQDDHIYIV; encoded by the exons ATGAAGATGGTGCCCATCCATATGCTGATGTTGTTGGTGGCCACGGCGTTCTCCTGGTGGGGCACCCGTCGGAAGAACATCACCAG ATCAGACCCAACATTTCCAGGGAAGCCCAGAACTGAAGACTTCAAGAGGAAAGATGACAATG TGAGCTATGTGTTGGCCAACTTTGCATTTTTTGGCGTCGCCGTGGGCCTGGTGGTGTTCCTCAGGCAGGTGCTCCACCAGGAGAACGCCGAGGCCGCCAATAGAGTCAGCATGTGGATGGGCACCGTCTACATCTTCTCCCTCTTCTGTGCTTTCCTGAGTGACTCCTATATGGGGCGCTACATCACTTGCATCATGTTCCAATTCATCTTCATCGTG GGGTTGATGCTCCTGTCGCTGTTGTCGTGGTTCTTGCTGGTGGAGCCGCCggggtgcggcgacggcggcgggctcaGGCAGTGCGCGGCGCCGTCCCGGCGTGGCGTCGCGGTGTTCTACCTGTCCATCTACATGGCGGCGTTCGGGAACGGCGGGTACCAGCCGTCGGTGGCGACGTTCGGCGCCGACCAGTTCGACCACGCCGAccccggcgagcggcggcgcaagCAGGCCTTCTTCTGCCTCTTCTACCTCTCGCTCAACGTCGGTTCCCTCTTCTCCAACTTCGTCCTGGTGTTCTTCGAGGACAGGGGCCGGTGGGTTGCCGGCTTCTGggtctccaccgccgccgccgcgctcgcgctcgcgctctTTCTCCTCGGCACGCCGCGCTACCGCCGGGTCCGACCTGCCGGCAACCCGCTCACCCGCATCGCCCAGGTGTTCGTCGCCGCGTACCGCAAGCGGCACATCGTGCCGCCGCCCGGCGACCACCTCCACGAGGTCGATGGCGAGGGCTCGGCGATCCGTGGCGTCGGGAAGCTCGCCCACAGCGACCAGCTCAGGTTTCTTgacaaggcggcgacggcgacggaggaggactACCACGACGGGAACGCCAAGAACCCGTGGAGACTGTGCACGGTGACGCAGGTGGAAGAGGCCAAGTGCGTGGTGAGCATGGTGCCCATCTGGATCTGCAGCATCGTCTACTCCGTGGAGTTCACCCAGATGTCGTCCTTGTTCGTGGAGCAAGGCGCGGCCATGGACACCGACATCCTGGGCCTGTTCAACGCGCCGGCCGCGTCCATGTCGGTGTtcgacgtcgccggcgtgcTCGCCACACTCGCCTTCTCCCACTACGTCCTGgtgcccgcggcggcgaggctgaccAAGAACccgcgcggcgtcggcgagctcaAGCGCATGGGCGCGGGCCTCGTGATCGCGCTGCTCGGCATGGTCGCCGCGGCGGTCGTCGaggtccaccgccgccgccgatccggcgccggcggccgcgccatgAGCGTGCTGTGGCAGGCGCCGCAGTACGCGGTGATGGGCGCGTCGGAGGTGTTCGTGTACGTGGGGCAGCTGGAGTTCTTCAACGTGCAGTCGCCGGAGGGGGTGAAGAGCCTGGGGAGCTCGCTGTGCATGGCGTCCATCTCGCTGGGGAACTACGCCAGCATGGTGATGGTGAGCGCCATCAGCGGCGtcgcctcgcggcggcggaccggcggAGGGACGGCGGGGTGGATCCTGGCCGAGCTCGACCGCGGCCACCTCGACCGCTTCTTCATCACCCTCGCCGTGCTGTCCGCCGTGGACCTCGTCGTGTTCATCGTGTTCGCGCGGTTGTTCAAGGGCATCGAgccggaggtggaggggatCAGCTCCAGTCCACAGGATGACCACATATATATAGTCTAG
- the LOC127777763 gene encoding protein LE25-like → MATMKAKAEDAASSAKAGVHKAKATAGEKVEKATTGDPMKKREAEERKEDRKLEAESDERVEKEGHADEKSGKHTFTTATG, encoded by the exons ATGGCGACCATGAAAGCCAAGGCCGAGGACGCGGCATCCTCCGCCAAGGCCGGCGTCCACAAGGCCaaggccaccgccggcgagaag GTGGAGAAGGCGACGACGGGGGACCCGATGAAGAAGCGGGAGGCAGAGGAGCGGAAGGAGGACAGGAAGCTGGAGGCGGAGTCCGACGAGCGCGTCGAGAAGGAGGGCCACGCTGACGAGAAGTCCGGCAAGCACACCTTTACCACCGCCACGGGGTAG